The following is a genomic window from Candidatus Saccharimonadales bacterium.
TAGATGTGCTGAAACAGCCGGCCGATGTCGCGGGCGGTTGAAACCGGATAGAGACCCCGCATATCGGTTTGCTTGTAACCGTCGTCGTGCAACCGGCCGAGACCTTGGTTACTAGTCAAGTCGGTTAGGCTGAGCAGGGCATGGCCGCAGGGGTTGTCCGAGACGGTAATCGAATCCCAAATACATTTGTCCAGCGTCCGCCCGCCGGCATCCGCTAGCACCGAACTGCCGCTTAGGGTTTTAGCATCCACCAACTTTAGGGCTTCGAGGGCGGCAAACGGTTTATACAGGCTGGCGGTTATGAACTGCTTGGTGTCGTTAATTCCAGTAGCTAGACTGCTCGGCAAGTGCTCGACAAACACACCTACGCTATTGAGTTCGGTTTGGTCGAAGTCGCTTAAAATTTTGTCCAACGCGTCTTTGAACTGGTTCATAATTCGGGCTTGATTAATTGATTCATCTTCGTCTGATTGTAACGCAATTACCGGCAACTTGGTTTGGGGCAAGGAAAAGTTGATATTAGCCGGCTGAACCAAACTAACCACGCGGAGCGAGGCGTACAAAATCAACACCAGGCTGGCGGTAACAGCAAACGCAAATACGTCAATTGAGACCAGTTTTTGTTTTGGTGTCATTTTTATTTTTTGCCCACACTAAAATGTGCTGATTTAATTTTACCAAGTTGAATACAGAATTGACAACTAATTAGCGGTATAATAGCAACCAGCTAAGTTGTTGGAGGGGTTATGTTTAGACGAGTTAAATCGTTTATTAAGCCAGCCTACGCCCATTGTGATTTACCGTGTGGCGTGTATGATCCGGCCCAGGCCCGCATCGAGGCTGAGTCAATCTTGAAGATCTGCCAGAAATATCCTGATTTGTCGGCCGAAGACAAGTGGCGGGCGGTCAGGATAAAGGAAGATCGGGCGGAGCTCGTCAAGCATCACTTATGGGTGTTATGGACCGATTATTTTAAGCCGGAACACTTAACCAAGCAGCCCGACCTGCACGATCTGTTTTGGCGCGCGGCTAAACAAGCGGGACAGACCAAAAAATCAACCGATGCCAAGCCAGCCCAGCGGCTGTTGGATTTGATAGCTGAGATAGCCACGGCCTTTGAGGCCACCAAATGAGATTGCCATTGACGCTAAGACGCGTGGTCGGCCAAAGCATGTGGCCAACGCTGGCGTCCGAGCAGATATTGATTATCAGCCGCTGGACAAAGCCGCAGCTGGGCAGTGTCGTGGTGGCAAGGGTTGGCGGCCGGGAATATGTCAAACGGGTGGTCTCAATTGAAGACGGTGACTATATTTTGCTGGGCGATAACTACTTTCACAGCGTTGACAGCCGCGAGTTCGGGGCAGTCGGACCGGCACAGATCGTCGGTGTGGCTCTGGGCCAGCCGCGGACTTTCTCGACCTATTACCGAGCGGCCGGACAAGCGGGCTAGGGTTCATTAATGGCCAAGGTAATTAATTTAATAAAACGTTACCCTTACGAATTGGCCTTTTTTATTTCGGCGGCCGCCACTGTTGGCAGTCTGATACTGAGCAATATTTTGAATTATCTGCCTTGCGAACTGTGCTGGTACCAACGAATTTTTATGTTCCCTCTACCGTTTATCTTAGGCGCCGCCATGCTGCGCCGGGACAAGCAGGCGCATTTATACGTTTGGCCCCTGGCGCTAGTCGGCGGCTTAATTGCCTTTTACCAAAGCCTGCTCCAATGGGGCGTCATCAAAGAGGATCTATTGTCTTGTTCGCTGACCAGCCAGTCCTGCGCCGTACCACAGATAAATTGGTTTGGCTTTTTAACCATCCCCTTTGGTTCATTTATTATCTTTTTGACAATCGGCGGGCTGATGTGGCTGGCCGCGAATAGCGCCCCAGCGATAAAGTTTGGCCGTTTAGAGCAAGACCGGTTGGTAAAACTGATAATTATCGTAGCGATAAGTGCCATCGCGGCGGTTTTAATAATCAACCGCGCCACAGTTTAAGCGTAAGCGCATTGTAAAAACCTTCAGCCTGTGTTAGAAAGGTGTCATAAGGAGAGAACACTTTATGGCAGCAAAAGACAAACCGGCTAAGGCCGCAAAAATTTGGGGGCTGACCCGTATTTCGCTCGGGTTAGTTTTTTTATGGGCATTTTTTGACAAGTTAATCGGGCTCGGCTACGCCACCTGCCGCGACCCGCAAACGGATACAGTGGCGGTTAATTGCGTCCGGTCGTGGCTCAACGGCGGGTCGCCGACCAACGGCTTTTTGCAGTTCGGTACACACGGGCCGCTGGCTGATTTCTACCAAGGGTTAGCCGGAAATACGGTAGTCGATTGGCTGTTTATGCTCGGCCTTTTGGGTATTGGCACGGCGCTGCTATTTGGCATAGCCATGCGGTTGGCCGCCTGGTCGGGTGCATTATTGCTGCTCATGATGTGGTCGTCAGCCTTTCCGCCGGAAAATCACCCGGTGATCGATGACCACATTATTTACGCGCTGGTACTTATGGGCCTTTATAAAGCTGACGCCGATCAGGTGTGGAGCTTGAGGGGCTGGTGGCGTAAAACCGGTTTGGTTAAGCGGTTTCCAGTTCTAGCCTAGCCCTAAGTCCAAGCTGTGTTAATCCCAACAACAAAAGCGGAGTGGTTTAAACGTGCTAAAAGCCAAAACTATCAAACGGATGTTAGCCAAGAGAATCCAGGGGCAGATTCTGAGCAGTCGAAAAATTTTAAAAAATTACTCTCACGACGCCAGTTTGTTTGAGCTGACTCCGAAGCTGGTGATCGAGCCGCGCAACGCGGCCGACATTGGCGCCATCGTACAGTTCGTTAACGAGCACCGCGACCACAACCCGGAATTATCGTTGACCGTCAGAAGCGGCGGCACCGACATGTCGGGTGGGGCTATCAACAACTCGCTGATTGTCGACCCGACCAAGCACCTAAATGGCATCGGCCGGGTGGACGAGGACGAAATAAACGTCGAACCAGGGGTCTATTACCGCGATTTCGAGCCGATTACTTTGGCCGCCCGCCAATTGATGCCGTCCTATCCAGCCTCGAAGGATCTTTGCACCATCGGCGGTATGGTGGCTAATAATGCTGGCGGGGAAAAGTCGCTGATTTATGGCAAGACCGACAAATACGTCAAGCAACTCAGCGTCGTCCTGCGGGACGGCAAAGAGCACACCATCCGTCCACTAAGCGGCGCGGCACTCAGAACTAAACTGAAAGAGCCGAGCCTGGAAGGCCGTTTGTATAAACAGATCTATGATCTAGCCAGAAAAAGCCAGGCGGTGATAAAAAATTCCCGCCCCAAAGTCAGCAAAAATTCCACTGGCTATAACATCTGGGATATGTGGAACGGCAAAACCCTAGACTTGACCAAATTATTCGTTGGTTCCCAAGGAACGCTCGGGGTAGTAACTGATGTCAGGTTTAAATTGGTGCCGGCCAAGCCGCTCTCGGGCATGGTCGTGGCCTTCTTTCCGAATATGGATCGGCTGGGCGACGTCATCAACGCCGTACTGCCGCTCAACCCCAGCAGCCTAGAATCATTCGACGAGCATACTCTGAAGTTTGCCATCAGGTTTTTTCTCAGCTTTCGAAAGACCCTTGGCCTTAAGCGGTTCGTTTTATTGGGCCTGAGTTTTATCCCGCTTCTTAATAAATTGCTGAGGTATTTGCCCAACCTGCCCAAGCTGATACTACTGGTCGAATTTGAAGGCGATAAACAAGCGGAAATCGACCGGCAGATCAAGCGTGTGCAGTCGCGGCTTAAGACATTCGATATCGAGACCCATGTGGCAGCCGACAAAAAACACGAGGAAAAATTCTGGATCATGCGGCGGGAGAGCTTTAATTTGCTGAGAAAAAATGTCAAGTCCAAGCATACGGCGCCGTTTATCGACGATTTGATCGTGCCACCAAAATACTTGACTCAATTTCTTCCTCGCTTGACCGAAATTATGGAGCGTTATGAGTTTCTTTATACCGTCGCCGGACATATGGGCGACGGCAATTTTCATATCATCCCGCTGATGGATCTGACCGATATCAACGAACGCTCTAAAATCGAGCCGGCGTTAAAGGAGGTCATCGAGCTGGTGGTTAAATACGACGGCTCCTTATCGGGCGAGCATAATGATGGCTTGATTCGAGGGCCATTTCTAAAGGACATGTTTGACGCCGAGACGCTGAAAATTCAGCAACAAATTAAAGATATCTTCGACCCCGACAACATTTTCAACCCGCATAAGAAAACCAAGGCCGATTGGCAATTTTCACTGCAGCATATGCGCCGGCGGTTTTAATGTCGCCGCGGAGAATTATAATCGTCGGCGGCGGATTTGGCGGAGTCAGGCTGGCCCTCAATTTGAGCAATGATACGCGCTTTGACGTCAAACTTATCTCCGACCATACCTACTTTGAATACCATGCCGCCCTGTACCGGTCGGCGACCGGACGTTCGCCGTTGGAAGTAGCCATTCCGCTGAAAGATTTTTTTGAAAACAGCAAAAACATCGAGGTCGTCAACGACCAAATAACAGATATTAATCCGGATAAGAAACAGTCTTTAGGCGTTAGCGGATCGACCTGGACGTACGATGTTTTAGTCTTAGCCGTCGGCAGCGTTACGGCTTACTACCAAATCCGCGGACTTAAAAAGTACTCTTATGGTGTAAAAAGTATCCACGAGGCGCTTGAACTTAAACGCCACCTGCACGACAGCCTAATAAAAGGCTACGAGGAAAACGATTATGTGGTAGTGGGAGCGGGCGCGACCGGCGTCGAGCTGGCGGCCGAGTTGACGGCCTATTTGAGTGACATCCGGCGGCGCCACCAGCTGCCTGAGCGTTCGTTTAGAATCAACCTGATCGAGGCCGGTAGCCGGGTTATGCCACTGCTGCCAGCCAGTTTCTCTCGGCGGGTTCAGCGTCGGCTCAAGCGGCTCGGCGTTAACCTCTATTTAGGCATGGCCGTCAAATCAGAATCCTATAAGTCGTTAAAACTACCGACTGGCTCGATTGACACTAGAACGGTTGTTTGGACGGCCGGCATGACCAATAATCCGTTGTTTGCCCAGCACGCGTTCTTTAAGTTAACTAAGGGCAATAAAGTCGAAGTAGACGATCACTTACAGGCAGTTAACGATGTTTTTATAATCGGCGATAGCGCCGCCACCAAGTTCAGCGGTATGGCGCAGACCGCGCTGCACGACGCTAATTATCTAGCCGATAATCTCAAGCGGGTAGCCGCCGGCAAACCCCCACAACGCTATCAGCCGAAACGGCCGATTTACGCGATTCCGGTCGGGCCGCGCTGGTCGGCAGTTCGATGGGGCCGGGCCGAAATTTATGGCCGGATCGGCTGGCTGCTCAGACGAGTGGCTGACTTGCGCTTATATTGGCGGTTTCTGCCGCTAAAAAAAGCCTTGAGCATTTGGAATTACGGCATCGAGATAGAGGAAGACTGTGAGATTTGCGCCGGTTCCGGTTGAGCTAAAACCCCATTTAGGATGATAGACTAATGACATGGCCGATCCAGCCAGCCGGGACGATGTTTTGCGTCTGACCAAAATGGTCGAGGCGCTAAAGGGTGGTTTGCAAAGCAGTTTGCACGACGTTAGCGAGCACTTAAGCCTAATCCATAACGATATT
Proteins encoded in this region:
- a CDS encoding serine hydrolase; this translates as MTPKQKLVSIDVFAFAVTASLVLILYASLRVVSLVQPANINFSLPQTKLPVIALQSDEDESINQARIMNQFKDALDKILSDFDQTELNSVGVFVEHLPSSLATGINDTKQFITASLYKPFAALEALKLVDAKTLSGSSVLADAGGRTLDKCIWDSITVSDNPCGHALLSLTDLTSNQGLGRLHDDGYKQTDMRGLYPVSTARDIGRLFQHIYRVDLLGKNSNKQLTNALLAQTINDRLSTGLAPGDKLAHKTGDLEGYAHDGGIVYSKTAGDYIIVVLTGPDAGRTLGQRYARFGQLLKSLDAVMGKFNAQLDPESA
- the sodN gene encoding superoxide dismutase, Ni yields the protein MFRRVKSFIKPAYAHCDLPCGVYDPAQARIEAESILKICQKYPDLSAEDKWRAVRIKEDRAELVKHHLWVLWTDYFKPEHLTKQPDLHDLFWRAAKQAGQTKKSTDAKPAQRLLDLIAEIATAFEATK
- a CDS encoding S26 family signal peptidase, translating into MRLPLTLRRVVGQSMWPTLASEQILIISRWTKPQLGSVVVARVGGREYVKRVVSIEDGDYILLGDNYFHSVDSREFGAVGPAQIVGVALGQPRTFSTYYRAAGQAG
- a CDS encoding disulfide bond formation protein B — protein: MAKVINLIKRYPYELAFFISAAATVGSLILSNILNYLPCELCWYQRIFMFPLPFILGAAMLRRDKQAHLYVWPLALVGGLIAFYQSLLQWGVIKEDLLSCSLTSQSCAVPQINWFGFLTIPFGSFIIFLTIGGLMWLAANSAPAIKFGRLEQDRLVKLIIIVAISAIAAVLIINRATV
- a CDS encoding FAD-binding oxidoreductase; amino-acid sequence: MLAKRIQGQILSSRKILKNYSHDASLFELTPKLVIEPRNAADIGAIVQFVNEHRDHNPELSLTVRSGGTDMSGGAINNSLIVDPTKHLNGIGRVDEDEINVEPGVYYRDFEPITLAARQLMPSYPASKDLCTIGGMVANNAGGEKSLIYGKTDKYVKQLSVVLRDGKEHTIRPLSGAALRTKLKEPSLEGRLYKQIYDLARKSQAVIKNSRPKVSKNSTGYNIWDMWNGKTLDLTKLFVGSQGTLGVVTDVRFKLVPAKPLSGMVVAFFPNMDRLGDVINAVLPLNPSSLESFDEHTLKFAIRFFLSFRKTLGLKRFVLLGLSFIPLLNKLLRYLPNLPKLILLVEFEGDKQAEIDRQIKRVQSRLKTFDIETHVAADKKHEEKFWIMRRESFNLLRKNVKSKHTAPFIDDLIVPPKYLTQFLPRLTEIMERYEFLYTVAGHMGDGNFHIIPLMDLTDINERSKIEPALKEVIELVVKYDGSLSGEHNDGLIRGPFLKDMFDAETLKIQQQIKDIFDPDNIFNPHKKTKADWQFSLQHMRRRF
- a CDS encoding FAD-dependent oxidoreductase yields the protein MSPRRIIIVGGGFGGVRLALNLSNDTRFDVKLISDHTYFEYHAALYRSATGRSPLEVAIPLKDFFENSKNIEVVNDQITDINPDKKQSLGVSGSTWTYDVLVLAVGSVTAYYQIRGLKKYSYGVKSIHEALELKRHLHDSLIKGYEENDYVVVGAGATGVELAAELTAYLSDIRRRHQLPERSFRINLIEAGSRVMPLLPASFSRRVQRRLKRLGVNLYLGMAVKSESYKSLKLPTGSIDTRTVVWTAGMTNNPLFAQHAFFKLTKGNKVEVDDHLQAVNDVFIIGDSAATKFSGMAQTALHDANYLADNLKRVAAGKPPQRYQPKRPIYAIPVGPRWSAVRWGRAEIYGRIGWLLRRVADLRLYWRFLPLKKALSIWNYGIEIEEDCEICAGSG